TTGTTTGCCATTCATACTCTTTAATATTTATCCCATTCCACttattttatgtagaaaaaagaagtttgtattttttcttctgtttagcCTGCAAACCATTTTAGGTGTGTCATCCCTAGAAGAAGTCATAAATCCAAATCAAGTAGTTCCTCAATACATAACGTACAACATGACCAATACAAGTAAACATGGAATAGTTATACTACAAGACAAATCAGGTTGGTATCAATAAAAGAAGTTGGACTCTTTTAAACTTGCTAACATAGGTTGCAGCTATTGTGGGGGTGTAGAGAGACTAAAAATGTAGAAAGTAGAATACTTTAACTGAAAGAGTATTAAGGGGAGATTATCATCATAAGTGCTTTAGTAATCATTTAAGTGAATATTATTGGTACTATTATTTTAGCCTCTCATGGTATTtatgcatgattttttttaaatggcaaggtTAAACATCCAAAaggtattaaaatataattaaaactattGATTAACTACATTTTATTGAGGGCCTACAATGTACCAGGCATTATACTAAAGATTTAGTgatgaacaagagaaaaatggtCCATGGCTTCTTGGAGCTTACATGAGcagttatatataaatttacacaAGTCAAGACATATGCAAAACCCTCAAGACCAAAGTCTCAAGACCAGTATTTTAAagatcactggtttattatatatatttatatatatataatgtattgaTTTTAGATATAAGATGGAAAAATCAATGATATATTCAAGCCAGCTGCATACatttaaaacttaacattttaagaaatgtatcaatggggcgcctgggtggcgcagtcggttaagcgtccgacttcagccaggtcacgatctcgcggtctgtgagttcgagccccgcgtcaggctctgggccgatggctcggagcctggagcctgtttccgattctgtgtctccctctctctctgcccctcccccgttcatgctctgtctctctctgtcccaaaaataaataaaaaacgttgaaaaaaaaaaaaaaaaaaagaaatgtatcaatAAATCTCAAAATGTTGACTCATTTTTTATAATCAATTATTGCCTGTAGAATTAACTGGTATGTATCACTTGAGTTTCTTTGTGTTGGCAAGAACTTTAAAGTTTGAATTGtaggaacaaaaagcaaaaacttaaGTTATGTTGCATATGCATATGGCTTTGTACCACTCCCATCTTAAATTACCTAAAATCACATACTTACCAGTATATTCTCTTATTCAAACTTTCTATTCTTTATAACCATAAACTCTTCAAGTTAAGTGTATATGTGGTTTTTGTGTTGGTGTCAAAAAACAGTTCGATTTTATGCAGCATACTTCAGTTAGTAGCAAATGAAAGATTTTAAGCAAGCCTCACTAAAAGCACACTAATATTCAGATATATCATTTCAATCATAGGTCTCACTCAAATCAATAATATTCAAATAGCATACCTATAATCAGAATGGAAAttaagataaagaaaacatggtggCAGTGGACAAGTATGAACATTAACTATTTATGAACCCCTCCACCAAAATATCCTCAATTTGGgggtaattgttttatgtattctgGAAAGAATCAAACTCAAGATCTCTATGACTtttaaacttgtattttaaaatattgtcttcACCTTATGTCTTATTAaacatataataattattaatcctggtaatatacatacatatgcatatatacatatatatgtgtgtatgtaattatatataataagcgTAAAGTTTTAAATATAGTATCATGGAAATTAGGTGATATTATTGaacaatataaaatttttttttgtatagatgACCTTCCTCACTGGGTATTATCTGCCATGAAGTGCCTGGCAAATTGtaagttaaacaaacaaaatgtgtatgtatatatatatatatttatttataaaatatatttatataaaatatatatttatactatttaaTAAGAGCTaaggaaattttgaaaacaatgtatAGAAATCCTGATAAAGTATGCCATTTCTTTTGAAGTTTGAATGACAATCTAGTAGATCTGATCGCATTTCCTTGCATGTGGAATGCATTATAAAGTCCATAACTTTTTCTATGCAGACGGTGATTTCATAATTTAAGTTCATCATTTGTAGCTCAGTTTTCATAAATCATAAAATCACAGGCTAGTGGATATCAAAGGATTTTAGGTATAACTTACACCAGTTGCCTTAGTGAGGCCTATAGAGTTCAAATAGCAACTTTTAAGTAATAGCTCTTATAAAGTGGAAAAGTTCAATCAGAAATGAAGTcacattcggggcacctgggtggcgcagtcggttaagcgtccgacttcagccaggtcacgatctcgcggtccgtgagttccagccccgcgtcaggctctgggctgatggctcggagcctggaacctgtttccgattctgtgtctccctctctctctgcccctcccccgttcatgctctgtctctctctctctcccaaaaataaaataaaatacattaaaaaaaaaaaaaaaaagaaatgaagtcacaTTAAATCTACTTCATTCCCCTTGCCATTGTACACAGCGTCAACACTGAGCTGCTTCATGACATGCTTGTACTCCGTAAGATACATTAATGGaacttttatgtttataaaaaaaatgatctgTCACTAAtcagtaaatggaaaaaaacgTTTTCAATAGTGAGCAgtgataattaatttttataatttgagaCACTGGCTCAAGTACAAAGCCctaattgctttaaaaatcagtttttttattttaaaaaaagtttttttaatgtttattcatttttggaagagagagcgagcgcaagcaggggtgggggggacacaatccaaagcaggctccaggctctgagctgtcagcacagagcccgatgcagggctcaaactcacaaaccgtgagatcatgacctaagctgaagtcgaatgcttaaccgactgagccacccaggtgcccctaaaaatcagttttaaaaatatgcagaaataTGTGCTTCTAAAtcattaaaagttaaattatattttaataatttttttataaaaggattttttctagttcttatgaaatgagtattttattaataatgttcAAGATAGGTACATATTCCCTTGTTGTCCACTGGGTGTCAATATGacaaaataacagaataaataGCAATAAAGTAAATAATGTAAGTTatagaaagattttatttatcaaaCTGAGGTGTAAAGATCTTAATCATAAGCTTGATTTGTgagtttctctttctgccttcccccaccTAACTGCCCTTCTATCTTATACTTTGGCTCATGGTTAGCAACCCAATGCTTATATTTTCAGGAATTTCTCAAATACCCCatgtttagagattttttttttccctttcttaccAGTCCATGTTATACCTAAATGATAGCAAAGATATAATTTACTGGATTCCAGTTTAACAATATATCTAGCTAGAGGTAGCATTTAGACTTTTAGTTATTATTCAATCCCCTACAGTAATCCTGTGACATATAGGAATGAGTGATTAATATACTATCCCCAGCttttttttagaagagaaagTAAGTCTTTTGAAAGTCTTCTACTGATACATAAAGATATATGTATTCAAACCTAGATACACTAActataaattttgtatttttaattctaataagAGTATGTTCTTAGAAAATTTTCTAATgattatcacatttttttattctacatattaagaatatattttatatcctccttaagcatctgactcttgatttcagctcaagtcatgatctcacagatcgagccccatgtcaggctccatgctgagtgtggagcctgcataggattctctctctctgtccctcccctgctcacgttctctctcaaaaacaaatagataaacttaaaactttaacaataattttttaaaagatttttattttgctctacATAAAACCCATATTAGCCTTTAAGCTGTTAAATGTGtgtgattgttttcttcaatCCTTTTTCAGTGTGTGTGCTCACATTATGACCATACAAAAGTTTGCTggcagaaaagtaaaattatttgggTTTGGGAAGAGAAAGATTTTAACTTGAAAGATAAAATAGTGACTCTCAAACCTGAGTGCATATTACAGTCACTAGGGAGACTAGCCAAAGATTCTGATTTAGATGATTCATTAGGTAGGTTCATTCCAGTTGGACTAAACATGCCTCAAAAGCTTCTTATTAGTGAAGATTCCCACACTCAGCATTTGGAAACTACTAAATTAGTGAGCCAGCAGCAAACATTTCTAAGTCAGTAATTCTTAGCTTCACCTCCATAAATTCTGGTTTGTACAGAggaacttacatatttttaacagGCACATTGAGTGAGTCTGATTATGTAGTCCATGGAGCACACTTCAAATGTTGTTAGACCTCAAAGCTCTGAGTCTTGCTTTAAGTGCTCTAAGTTCTAATTCTAGCTTTGCCACCAATGGTTTTTTTCATCTTAGGCAAGTTACTCtaaccttcagtttcctcatctgtaatatgaaGTCAGATCTTATTTCTGAGTAAAAAACTAATGAGCAGGCATGATTCTTTGAAGAACGTTaagctaggggcgcctaggtggctcagtcagttgagtgtccaacccttgattttggctcacctcaggatcccaggtttgtgggatcagctctgcgtcgggctctgcactgagcatggatcctgcttaagagtctctctctcttcccctctgccactctcccctgctctctctaaaaaaataaaaaataaaaatttaaaaaaagaacattaagcTAATGAAATGGCAATGTAAAGATATTATTTAAACTCATTAAGGGTATGCTTCATGTCAGACAAAATTTAttcatgaaaatgtaaatttacaaAAGATAATTTGgaagaattattttcattatctacacattctttgttttgtaaaatgaatTGCAATAAAATCTCATTAAATAACCTtactgctttaaaatatatttcaaatgttgCCTTATATACAGTTTTTAGGTAAATAAGTATTAAGACAAAATGCTAGTAGTTActtgcagtgatttttttttttagagtttatttatttattttgagagagagagcacatgggtgCAGCAGAGGAGCAGAGCCACACAAGGAGGCTCAATCCGAGCCGAAATCCAGACTCGGATgaatgcccaaccaactgagccacccaggtgcccctattcgcAGTGATTTGTAATGAAAacataatgagaaagaatgagatgtgATGTGCACaattctttgaaatgtttgaaCTGTGACAGAATTTGTTAAACTTTGCTCCATCATGGAGAACTTTTTGACACTTTTTATAAGTacatctaaatttttatttaaaataaaatatattggggtgcctgggtggttcagtcagttgagtgtccaacttcagctcaggtcatgatcttgcagtccatgagttcaagccccgcgtcgggccctgtgctgacagctcagagcctggagcttgtttcggattctgtgtctccctctctctctgcccctctcccactcatgctctgtctctctcactctcaaaaaagaaaaaaaataaaagaataaatgttaaaaaagtttttttaaataaaatatattttaccaatttttttggCCTTCTATCTTTTAGGGCCAAGAAGTAATATGAATAATCCAACTTATGTTGGATTTGAACGAGATGTATTCAGAACAATAGCAGATTATTTTCTAGATCTCCCTGAACCTCTGCTTACCTTTGAATATTATGAATTATTTGTAAGCATTTTGGGTATGTATGAGTTTTTACTTATTATgtaaatttattaacattttcaagTTTCCCATAATTTAAAAGATCTCAAAGTGTAGGTAAATATGAAGATGGCAagctataaattattttacagtTTGGGAATACTATGGTTCCCGTTATGTTGTCTTCCAGTAATTCAAATATATCATTCTGACACCAGTTATTCACATCAATCGGGTGTACTACAATTCAATTCATTTCTGACACTGACTACCCAGAGTTAGACCAGACCCTACAAGTGAAGGACAAATTCCTTAAATTCTGATACTAACCACCCAAAGTTATGCAGACTCCACAGATtaagggctcagttccacaagactgccctcacaCTTCAGGTACCACCTACAGATGAGGTCCTCAGGCTTACTCACTCGCATTTCTGCCCTAACTACCAGTTTGGGTGTCCCTTCAACCTTCCTTGGGTTTAATAATTGACTACAACTCACAGAACTCTGGAAACTGCTTTATTTAATGAGTACCAGGTTTTATAAAAGATACAAGTCAGAAACAGCTATGTGGAAGAAGTAAGGGTTGTACACAGCTTTCATGCCCTCTCCAGGGATTCCACCCTCCCAATCATGtcaatgtgttcaccaacctgtaTGCTCTGTTGGCCTTGTTACTTCATAGTTTTAACTGAGGCTTagttacataggcatgattgattaaatcatcagTTATTGGTGATTTTGCTGAGTCTTCAGTCCACATCCTCCTGTCATTCAGGGAGGTCTGAGGTAGATTGAAAGCTCCAACCTAAGCAAGTTCAGCCCTAAGTCACCTCATTACCATAAACTCAGATGTTCTCCAGTAGGTGTACTATGGATAACAAAAGACGCCCTCTCTGGAAATTCTAAACGTTTTAGGATCACTATACCAGTTACTAGAGACAAAGACCAAATGTGTAAGTTTTATTATAGTACAGTTAGTTGTCTTATAATTAAGGGCTTTCTAATACTTGTAGACAAAGCcagtgattttttaatgtatttgactCAATTCCTTTAATTAGAttgttgaaaagatttttaagtgatttatatCACAAGTTGGAAAACCTCTACTCAGTCTTGCACTTTGTAACTGAATGTTGCATGTGTCCTATTTAAGTGGCTTCCGAATTAAGCAACTGCTGTTGTACTATACTAACAATATATACTAtagtaatgctttattttttttaactttactattgtttttgttttatttttgtccacTGTCACACAGTTGcatcttaatttttgtttcatttcctggTAGTTGTTTGTGGCTACGTCACAGTTTCAGATAGACCCAGTGGGATACATAAAATCCAAGATGATCCACAGTCTTCAAAAATCCTTCGCTTAAACAATTTGAATTCCTTCAAATCAACTGAGTGTCTTCTTCTCAGTCTGCttcataaagacaaaaacaaagaagaatcaGATACTACTAAGAGACTGCAGATAAGTGATCAAGGATTTCAAGAAAAATGTGCTAAGAAAATGCAgctagttaattttaaaaatagaagagcCAGTGCTAATGACATAATGGGAGGAAGTTGTCATAATTTAATAGGCTTAAGTAGTATGCATGTTCTATCCTCTAACGTCAAATCAAGATGCTATTCTTTAGAAGGAATTGTAGACTTACCAGGGAGTTCAAGTAAAGAGGTCTCCAATGTCTTCCATCAATCTGTTGTGAATAGAGAAGGACAAAATAATAAGCAGTTTTTAGAGTCTAAGACCAAACAGGAATCCCTAATGAATCTTCATTCAGAGGAAAGTACTCAAAAACCACTCTGTGTTGGTTTTAAGAGAACCTCTACTTTGACTGTTCAAGACCAAGAGGAGTTATGTAttgggaaatgcaagtcaaaacagCCTTGTAGATCTCAGAGTTTACTTTTAAGAAGTAGTACAAGAAGTAATAGTTATATCAATATGCCAGTGGCTGAAATTATCATGAAACCAAATCTTGGACATCTCAGCACAAGTATACAAACAGCTATGGAAAATGAACTCGGAGAGTCTAGTACCACAATCAATAAAAGACTCTGCAAAAGTACAATAGAACTTTCAGAAAATTCTTTACCTCCAGCTTCTTCTGTATTGACTGGCACACAAAGTAAGGTTGATGCTTTCAATGCATGTAATATTAACTTTTAGTGCTTACTAACTGTTTTGCTTacctgtcttttcttctctgaaactgctttatatttttcttccaaaaggaaaagtttttatCGTAAAAGATTCTTGTCATGGCATAACCAAGATTTATTCTACTTATATaaaacacttattttcttttacttcattttaacttattcTGAGTCACTTTATTTGTAGTAAGTGAAGGATATTAGTACTCAAATAGGTTATGAAGAAAATGAGCATCTTACCATGCTTTTGAGGAATGTGGAAATTTCTAGGGACAGTTATAAGAAATTAGAtactaaaatattgttttaatatttatataactgtATTCTTTATGTAACTGTATATGTGCATAATATGAAAGCAACTAGTGTCATTGATGATTTTTTTCGGGGGTGGGGTATAATTTTGCCTTCCAGGTTTGCTGCAACCTCATTTAGAGAGGGTTGCCATCGATGCACTACAGTTATGTTGTTTGTTACTTCCCCCACCAAATCGTAGAAAGCTGCAACTTTTAATGCGCATGATTTCTCGAATGAGTCAAAACGTTGATATGCCCCAACTTCATGATGCAATGGGTACAAGATCACTGGTAAGTTGATTTCTTAAGGAAAGAATAAGCCTTGGTTcataaactataaaaagaaaagcaaatcaccTAAAAGTACTACTTGAATGATGTCCTAGTCTCAAAATCCTAGATTCTTGGGGTAGAAAGgctcttaaaaatatctttcctaGTAGCAGAATGTTGGTGCATTAATCCTTTGTGCCCAGTATGTTGTACTTTCATATCCTGACCTTTATCTTGTCTGAGCACTTTACCTCTTCATTCATATCACTTTGTAGTGATTGACCTAGACCATCAGACCACATTCCATTGCCTTATGCCAATGCTGTttggtgggaaggaagaggagatagTAGGCACAGTTAAAAGCGTAAGGGCACTATAACTCTAGAGAATTGATGGGAATATTATGGTAGTGGGAAAGTTGTATTTGATGAATTATGTGAATCAGGATAGCATGTCACTGTGGGTAAGAAATTGGGACAGACTACTGTGAAGCAGTCTCAGGCTCCATAAGAGGATGAGGGTAGAGGCATTTTATACAGCTATTGATTGGAAATGAACTCTTAAAATAGTATCTTCTCTCTCTTCAAGAGCTGCCACTTCCTCAGTGCAACTTCAAATGATCTTCTTATAGCAAGGAATCTAGAGTTGAGTTCTATTCTTCTACTCATTAAGGACAGTTCTTTAACAATGATAGACCCAAACTACAGAAGAAGAATTATTCTTGCATAATTGTGACACCATTAAAAAGCATAGAGAAGTTTGTAGAggaatatattttgagagacatgaGTAGAAAGGAGACAATTTCAGTTTTATGCTTTTTGAGTTTGAGTTTATACAGGACATTCAAGTGAAGTTTATCCAACAGACTGTTAGAAATGTGAGCCTGGTGAAGATCAGGGCAGAAGGCAGATTGTTTGGAGGGAGGTAGTAATTGAAGCTTTGAGGGTAAATGAACTCTACAAAACTAAGAAAGAAGACTAAAAAGCTAAGGACTGAGTcttggaaggagaaaagaaaacatgactgACATGTaggaataaaaccaaaaatatttcaattcaataaatatgttcaTTGTCTATTATgtacaaaattcttaaaatagaatTCTTATAACTGTAATTATTTTAGAATGAGGTGTCTGTTTACGTGTGTCTAATACTTAGTGGGTAATATGGATATGATTGAGAGTAAATGAGTTATGAAACACAAAACTTATCCCAGAATTTGAAGACTCCTTATGATGGAATTGAACCATACATGTATTGTCTTTAAAGTctgacaaaataattaaaaactattttccagaatttcaaaAGCTAAATGGTACCAACTTTATAACCACTAAGTTTCTATATTATGTATTCTCCTGGCTTGTGTTTTATGAGATTAATTTAATGTAATAAGTCATTATTCTTTAACATTCTCTAAGTAACATATCTATATGATACCAATAGAACCCATGATATTTACTGATACAATTgtgacaaaattaaagaaaaaactaagcCTTTTATAATCCTTTAGAATTATATTAAGGAAATACTTAACAAGTACTTTAAGTTCTTACCTTTCTAATGTAATTAATTGTCCTCATTTGTAAGCTGAAGTCTGCTTATCGCTTTGTCTCAGTACTTTAGCATGATACCCAGAAACTACTGATACTCTTATTTATATAataccttaaatttttaaattcacatctttTGTTTCTAGATGATACATACTTTTTCTCGGTGTGTGCTATGCTGTGCTGAAGAGGTGGATCTTGATGAGCTTCTTGCTGCAAGATTAGTTTCTTTCTTAATGGATCATCACCAGGAAATTCTTCAAGTACCCTCTTACTTACAGACTGCAGTGGATAAACATCTTGACTACTTAAAAAAGGGCTATGTATGTATTGTAAATCTTAAAATTGTCTGCATTAGTCAGTTCCAAGTGGCAAATTCATCTCAAACTAGCCTAATGAAAAGGGAAGACTTTATCAGCTCACGTAAATAACCTCTAAAAGTCAGGAATGTAGACAGAATTTGGAGACTCAAATAGCAATAAAACTGTTTCCTTCATCTCTTATTTCCACTTTGGTCCTGTATTTGACAAAAGGCTCCTTCACATGATGGGGGATCCATAAGTCTGATTAAAGTTCTTAAATCAcagacttaacatttttttttttttttttaattttttttttttcaatgttttttatttatttttgggacagagagacacagagcatgaacgggggaggggcagagagagagggagacacagaattggaaacaggctccaggctccgagctgtcagcacagagcccgacgcggggctcgaactcacagacgcgagatcgtgacctggctgaagtcggccgcttaaccgactgcgccacccaggcgccccgacttaacatttttaatccaaaggaaaaaagaactatCCCTTCACCTACCAGTTTGAAAAGTTCTTCACATGGACTCTGATTGGCCCCATTCAGGCTAAATACACATCTTTTAGATGGTTGAGGGTGAGTGCGTTGGAGACAGGGCCATGCTCTGATTGGCTCTCCATAGATTAGAGGAGAATCTGTTCTTCAAAAAAGGTGAGGATAGTGGAGGTGGAACGGGAAGAAACTattaaaagaaggagagaaggaatacTGAGTAA
The sequence above is drawn from the Neofelis nebulosa isolate mNeoNeb1 chromosome 2, mNeoNeb1.pri, whole genome shotgun sequence genome and encodes:
- the DEPDC1 gene encoding DEP domain-containing protein 1A isoform X1, which translates into the protein MESRSVPPGPYRATKLWNEITTSFRAGMPLRKHRQHFKKYGNCFTAGEAVDWLYDLLRNNNNFGPEVTRQQTIQLLRKFLKNHVIEDIKGRWGSENLDDNSQLFRFPANSPLKSFPRRHPELRKNSIENFSKEKDSIFKLRNLSRRTPKKSGLRFSQENIEKMNHVIINEDQENSVDNREISPEDIEEVWRYIILIYLQTILGVSSLEEVINPNQVVPQYITYNMTNTSKHGIVILQDKSDDLPHWVLSAMKCLANWPRSNMNNPTYVGFERDVFRTIADYFLDLPEPLLTFEYYELFVSILVVCGYVTVSDRPSGIHKIQDDPQSSKILRLNNLNSFKSTECLLLSLLHKDKNKEESDTTKRLQISDQGFQEKCAKKMQLVNFKNRRASANDIMGGSCHNLIGLSSMHVLSSNVKSRCYSLEGIVDLPGSSSKEVSNVFHQSVVNREGQNNKQFLESKTKQESLMNLHSEESTQKPLCVGFKRTSTLTVQDQEELCIGKCKSKQPCRSQSLLLRSSTRSNSYINMPVAEIIMKPNLGHLSTSIQTAMENELGESSTTINKRLCKSTIELSENSLPPASSVLTGTQSLLQPHLERVAIDALQLCCLLLPPPNRRKLQLLMRMISRMSQNVDMPQLHDAMGTRSLMIHTFSRCVLCCAEEVDLDELLAARLVSFLMDHHQEILQVPSYLQTAVDKHLDYLKKGYIKNPGDGLIVPLPTYSYCKQISAQEFDEQKVSTSQAAIAELLENIIKNKSLPLKEKRKKLKQFQKEYPLIYQKRFPTTESEAVLFGDKPTIKQPMLILKKTKFRSLRY